GTATATAGTTCATGTTTTAAATAtctgttttatatatatattcatcTCATCACGTAGCGgctatttctttcttcttttcataAGTCCCTTTCACAAATTGTATATCCATATTATAGCCTCATCACGTTCCGGGCATATATGTTTCTCTAGTATTAGACTCTTTTCAATAGCTCAGCATTAGATCGAATGGTGTTTCTTAACGCATATGCAGAACGCACTTGTGTTAAGAAAATCTTTTAGTATATTTAGATTTTTCGTGGATTtcttttcgctatctactgaagatagcatttagtgtctcatcccgattcatcatctctAGGCTGCATTAATCGagttttaaatgttttctatgTATTTTCGTCTCATCACGTAGCGGCTATTTATTTTTCTAGTACAAGTCCCGTTCAGAAATTGTATATCTACAGCCTCATCACGTTCTGGACATACATCTTTCTCTATTTTAGAATCGTTTTAATGTCATAAACACACGCAGATCGCACTCGTGTTCGGAAAGTGTTTGGtgcactgtaaattggccagaacgcatgaaacgcgttcattaatgtaacagttttttaacacatgacacgtaacttgacgtgttcaacttatttagagaacactataGTGTGAACACCTGAGACGTGTTCATAAGATGAACACATGACTCATGTGTAATAAGTGTTCTAAAATATTGCAGaacatcagtgttcaaactacaagaacaccagtgttcaaatgaaacaaagaattataagACATAAAGAAATTTTGAACACATGTATAtctaaaatacatgtttctctgtTCTAGCCTCTTTTCAATAGTTCAGCATCAGAGTAAGACCGAATGGTGTAGTTTAACGCACGCAGAACGCACTTGTGTTAGGAAGTCTTTtagtataattattttgatttttcgaggttttcttatctactgaagatagcatttagggtctCCTCCCAATTCATCATCTCTTTTTCCTGCATAAATcgaattttaaatgttttctatatattttcacCTCATCACGTATAAAGCGGCTATTTTTTTCTAGTACATAAGTCCCGTTCAGAAATTGTATATCTACAGCCTCATCACGTTCTGGGCATATACATCTTTCTCTATTTTAGAATCTTTTTTAATGTCTTTTTTCTAAACACACGCAGAGCGCGCTCGTGTTAGgaaagttttttggtttttttttcgctatctactgaagatagcatttagggtctCATCCCGataatgcataattcatgttttaaatatattttttatatattttcatctCATCATGTAGCggctatttttttctttctagttCATAAGTACCATTAAGCAAATGTATATCTATAGCCTCATCACGTTCTGGCTGGGCATACATCTTTCTTTCTCTATTTTAGAATCTTTTTAATgtctttttttataatttacttaatttaccatttttagttaatttacttattttaccattttttaccggtaatttaccgtaaTTTCCAGTAATTTGCCGGCAtttttaatttaccggtaaattaacaacactgaCTTTCTCTACTTTAGAATCTTTTTTTCTAAACACACGCAGAGTGCGCTCGTGTTAGGAAAgttttttggtatattttgattttgtgtgtgtgtgtgtgttttcttttcgccttctactgaagatatcatttaggGTCTCATCACTTTGTTCTGAATTAATCGAGTTTTAAATGTTTCAGATGGCAGAAACATTTTCAGGATCTCCTCAGACCCTCTAGTACTGCATCAAATGTCTTGGATAACCTTGTAAAATTACCAAGCAAAACTGGAATGGAAAAGCCGCCAACCATGCAAGAAATCGAAGATGCTGTCAAGTCGATGATGAATGGTAAAGCTCGTGGAATGAACGGAATTCACTCAGAGGTGTACAAGTTCGACGAGCCTTGCCTTGCATCATCCAAGCTCTgtgcatttttttccaaaactgttGGGGTGCAGCTAAACTGCCACAAGAACGTaggactcactcactcactcacttaatcactcactcactcagtcACTCacttaatcactcactcacttaatcaatcaatcaatgtataattaattcattaattcattcgttcgttcgttcgttcgttcattcattcattcatctatatatcatttatttatttatttatttatttatttatttatttatttatttatttatttatttatttatttatttatttatttatttatttatttagcctatttatttatttatttatttatttatttatttatttatttatttatttatttatttatttatttatttatttattagcatgaaagttcatctgtgttggtagacttcataattgtaaatttaaacttatgatctcaacacaaaattaagacgtacctcaaattttcggtcacaactttgaccttcatctcaaccgcgacgggggccgatacaagttacccagagtgtacgaccgggttttggggtcaagtgtccaaaaggtcactgatcccaaacttgggtcgccagtctccagatgaaggtcaaagttgtgaccgaaaatttgaggtacgtcttaattttgtgttgagatcataagtttaaatttacaattatttatttatttatttatttatttatttatttatttatttatttatttatttattattttatttatttatttatttattattttgtattcatttttgtGAAATGTTTACATTTGATTTCAGACAGatagcaaataaatacaaatcaatAAGTTATTTGAATGTATCGACGTTTTAGTACCTCGCCAATTCCATCGTCCTGCTGCTGCTCTTGAGGTAAACCACCACACGCGAGGTAATCTAATCTATAATACAAGTTAATTGTTATCCCTTGCTGTCGATTCATCAATTATTAATTCAATCTTTTCATAATCTTGTTGGGCTACCATGGACACGCCATTCTTTTATTATCGATAATTCGATAGTTTAATATTGTGGTACCATCTATTGGATTCCAATTCAGGCAATTTAAAGCAGCCTCTTACCGCTTGTGATATACTGTTTACACAGATATTTACTGTTTATCAACATTTTTATTTGAACGTCAAGTACTATTTCCGAATTATCACATCACAGACGTTGCTTGTCATACTTGTCAGCATGATCATATAAAATCCAACTTTGAGAGCTTTTGAGGAAACCGCGGGAGAATATGTATAACTTCTAGCATCAGGTAAGAATTATGGGTTTAGTGCTCCCCATTCGTGATTTTAAGGtcctacaccccctgataaattttgtgactaaattttgcattttttctcagaaaataacaaaagttatgttataGGGGCAAATAATCCAATTACTtaccgaaatttcagtgattcaagacaattgGTTCTTCATaatatgtaaagaaatgaggtaccatTCTAGCGATAGACCCTACCTCTTATCATAattaacgtaccgcttgtcttgagtcagcACTGAAATTCCATAACTGGATTCAcagcttgcccctataatataggcctatatttaacttttttttaccagtgtgttattattttgtgagaaaaatgcaaaaatagtcacaaatttatcaaggggtgtagtaccatatTAAGTTGTGTATAAACGATAACCGGAGCTTGATCTTCTCTGCAATAACATTCGTTCCCCGACTTGCTTCAATGTACCTGAATCTATGTATTGCAAAACCTTTTAGCCCTATGAAAACCATCAGGTTCCACCACTGCTGTTAGGCTCTGAGAAAGCTACTAAAGTATAGGCTACCTGCTAGTCTCATGTTTATTTTTGTGAAGAAATACattggtaaattttgttttacaagtccaataatttactcacgTTTGAGCTGTttcatcttccgatcggaagacttCGTCAGTATAATGCCCTCATTAGCTCAGCAAATTAAGGAATACCATTTCTACTTTAATACTAAACCACCAAAAGTTTAAATAGTTAAACTGTAATACTCTaactaaattaatttttaatcatttttactattttatcgCAGTTAAAACCGCAGACTCGTGATCCAAACTGGCGACAAAATGGACAGTGGTTCGACTCCCGGTGTACTCGGCCAGGCACAACAGTCGGAAAGCTCTCCTGCCGGTAACATGCAAACAGGAATATTTCTTCAGCAATTCGCCAATAGCGTCAATCGTGCACTTCATAAGCAACACTGCACTTGTAATGGAAGACTATACACCGCAGACGAACTCCTGTCCAAAAGCAACTCTGCTATATATGGCCCCAGCAAATCAAAATCAAACCCACAAGTTAGCAATAAAGCACGCAAACTTCATCTCCCACCCATCAATGGACTCAATCTATCCGAAGATGACGCCGTCGCCAAAACTGCCGCACCTTTGAAAAACTATCTTGATAGAGAAGTTAACGTTGCTCATCCTGTCAGAAATGAGAGATTGGTGACAAGATCTGCTCCTGCGCCTGATGAGGAACTACGACTTCCAAGTATCATGGACATTCGTGATACAAAAGGAAACAATTGGAAAATATTACAGGAACAATCAGGAAGTCGTCATCGCGGTCAGAAGAAACCTCTGCAGTTGATACGACGAATTTTGAACAAGAATGCTTTTTATAATCCGCACATCTACATACCAACTGACGTCAATGGCAACGTGGACATAGTAGAAGAAGAGGATATTGATGATCAGGACAAAGATGCCATTGAATCCGTTTTGGAAGCAAACACACCAAGTAATTCGATATATAACCCGCGAGAAGGTGTTCAAAGTCGTGCTAATGACATCACAGAAGCTTCTGGTAACCATTCTGATTCAGACATTGATTCATTAGAACCGTTAGATCTATCCTTCCCTGATCTTGCACCATCAGTATGTAATCTTGCAGAACAAATAAAAGGTGTCCGAAAATCATGTTTCGTCAACTCTCCAGATGATGTATATCACGACGAGTTAGAAAGGAAGGCGTTGTTATCGAAGTACAGCTCTGAAGTTAGACGTCGTAAAATTTCCTATATAGAGTACCTTCGCAAAATATCTCAAATGACAATATGTCCTTGTATCCAACTGGCTTTGTATCGAACACGAGATAAACGAATGAGCGATGTTCGAATTGAGATAATGTCCGCAAAACGCGTTCTCACGGCGGCATCAAGATTAACTTTAAAATCTCGCTCCCTTCCTGCGCCAGATTTTGCCAGCAATGTTGACACTCTTAGTTTGTACGCCAGAGGTGATCAAGATTTCACGAATGAATTGGAAACACTTTATACGCGAACTGGTGCTGGAATTGCAACTCTTCAAATTAGCGGAGATGAGCAGTTACCTAAAAATTTCTTGGATCGCGAGAGAGAAGAATTAAGACTTATGTATCCAATGTATGATTGGAGAATTCAGTATAATCAACAACTTCATCGTCATATGTCTTCTCTTGATCCAACGTTACGGAATTCATCAGATACTAAGACATCAGAGTCAAAGTTATCGCCAGCGAAGGGTAGTGACAATCGTGAAAGCAACCTCAAACCTGCACTTAAACAGAAGAATCGCACAACTAAACAGCAAAGCACACTTGAGACTATGACAGGTCATTCAGTGACCTTCTCCAGTTCAAATGTAACACAGCAATCCAACGAATCAATCATGAAGCCTCGTGTACCTAATCAACCACCAACAACTCCAGTAGAAGCCCCCTCTCTAACGATAGCAAGTGCGTCGGCACCCGAACTTTTAACAATTAATGAAAATGAGGAGAATGAACGTAATGACAACGATGAGATGGTTGATgacaataacaatgaaattggTGAAGACAAGATAGATCAAAATGATCCAGATAATTTTGAAAAATCTGTTGAGCTTCACAAAAGCGAAATTCCTGATGACGAGGTAAACGAACAAAATGATCCACATTTATCGCAGTCTGAAAATATTGTGCAACCATCTTCAAAAACTGTAGTGGATTTGAAGTACAATGAACAAAACAGTAGCGTCCACTACGTATCTCCAGCGTCTAGTATGTCAAACAGTGCAGTTACATTTCCAACAGAGGTACCAGTCGTAAGCACTGTTGTGAAAGAAGTTCGGCCGTCTGTACAATTATTGCAGATTGACGCAAATGCCATATCAAGAAGTGGAACAATGCGTAGTGAACTATCGCGAGGTGTTGACAAAGGTGGTCCAAGTGGGCATCATAAGGTACCTTTGACACAAACTGAGTCTCCTGCCAACCATCTTCGTCCTGCTGCAGGAGTTGCACGTTTGGCAACGCACAAAGTTGTCTTTGTCAGTCCTGCAGTAACTCAAGCTTAGATGCTATGTTGCTATTCTAAATTTTCCGATTGAATGTTCaatcaaaaacatttatttttttaccgATTGCATTATTggttagggacaaatcgtttttgATTAATTGAATTCTGCAACATCTGATAAGCTTTGAagatttgaattttcaatcttttaatCAATCATGAGgggtgattctcaatcttttagcgaTTGAAGTTAGGGACAAAACAAATATTCAGTCGAAAATATTGCTTTTCCATCTTTTGCTGACTGAAATTAGGAAAAAATCCTTTCCaattaataaaaagaaaactgaaCATTATTCACTCTAAAAAGTTTGAACCTCGTGCAAACCATATGCAAAAGTCTTGCAAAGCATGCCATTTGGCAGTAtattattagcatgattaggagtGACACTTAATTGGatggtgaaatcagtctacaaaaagaGTACGAGTCAGTCAAAGAATCACTTTATGTATTTTTCAagctatttagattgattcctatcatcaatccttagaagattgaaatatttcaatctgcTAAAGAGAGTACTATGTAACAAAAACCAGAACAAGTTCTCAGTGAAACATGGGGTGTAGTGTTGCTAGTCCGCAAGACGTCATTGTCTTGTTAAAGTTATAAAGGAAACAAAACATCTTGcattataaatttatatatcTTGAAAGGTTatgtattaaacaaaacaaacaaaaactaataCAAACAAAAAACGAAATGCAGTTTCCCAACcaacaccaaaatgttttaaaatgttttatatgaaaaaaacaatactgcaacatttttaaaaatgttgtcaaaatgttatttcaaaatattctttGGTAAAGTTTGTCAATATTATAATGTGTAGAATGTTTGCagccacattttcaaaaatgtttttgaatgttgttaaaacgtttttaaacgtttatataaagtgtattaaaataccctttatatattctttattataacctgacattttaacattttctgtaaaacgttttgtgtttactgggttagAAGAATAATTTTTGCTGCTATCAAGACTTCAAATGAACTAATATTTAAATGAAACGTTCACCAGCATTGAATATCAGCACAACACTCCAAAAGTTCGACGATGTCCTATAAACGAAGTCCGTTAGGGTGGAGGGGAAATCCCATACGTTTGTGACAAACTAgttcggtcaaagttgatcttttgaggtttgaattttcaatatttaaCACTTACGttacagggagggagggggtcagccTCCTAACAAAAGGCATTTTCGTTCATAGGACGTCACTGAACTTTTGGGTTCTTCCCTTATTATTTTTAGATTGGAAGATGCAAGATCTTATTTTATGTGAAACATATTATATTTGAAGTTTGcaaataaatgttgatatttattGTTAAAAGTTACttacttgtttgtgatatactttttaaagtttgtttTGTCAGATTGATTTTTTCAACCTATAAATAGTTTGCAGAAAGGTGATACACTCATCATTTGAGCCCAAATCGAAGGTGAAATGTGCTATACAACAGGCCAGTGCGCGCTTAGCGTgaaaattttttacaattttaccctatttgggtccAAAATGTGGTGTTTTTCGGGTTAAAAGAAAGACGTCAGGCAAATTTGGGTGCCCCAAAAAATATGGGGCCCTTggtccaatggtaaatccggctctgATGCTCTCCAAGATTATTACTTTCAAATTTCAACAGAAGTAGATTTTCAGCTTTGAGAAATATTTGCAATAAAGATTTCAGATAAGTTTTGTTGTGAGTTAAACTTACGTTGGACTGTTCCCTatggatggaagacatgaccttaatctataacacagggggtgtagatttcaaaatcttgacatgctgacatgtaaCATGTTACAATTGCCCAACACATTACCAATGTAGCAAGCACAACATAATGGATCCTGAATTGGgatattccgtttaaaatccacaataaccatgtggaagattttggaaatattttccacagagggagtatgaatttcaaatggaattaacacattaacaactccatttgaaacacactctccctcagggaaagattcaggttgaatctttctcagagggtgtatgaaattcaaatggagttgcctaatgtgctcattccatttgaaattcatactccctctgtggcagttATTTCAAAAATCTGGAATCGCCCATTGCTTGCGAAAACATACTACGCTAAAAAGATGTAATCAACACCAAGCGTCTACAAGACCCCTTCTCATCTGAGATCAGCTTTCCCTTTTAAACATTGACAGGATTTTTTATTACTTCTTTTACATACTAAAATATCTGCTTCCTCTTTCTGAACTATCCATTTTCTAACTTGTTCACAGCTGAtgacaatatattttatttgctaAACTGCTGGAAAAGTttcaacataaacataaacacagTTTAAAACCA
The Amphiura filiformis chromosome 3, Afil_fr2py, whole genome shotgun sequence DNA segment above includes these coding regions:
- the LOC140147615 gene encoding uncharacterized protein produces the protein MDSGSTPGVLGQAQQSESSPAGNMQTGIFLQQFANSVNRALHKQHCTCNGRLYTADELLSKSNSAIYGPSKSKSNPQVSNKARKLHLPPINGLNLSEDDAVAKTAAPLKNYLDREVNVAHPVRNERLVTRSAPAPDEELRLPSIMDIRDTKGNNWKILQEQSGSRHRGQKKPLQLIRRILNKNAFYNPHIYIPTDVNGNVDIVEEEDIDDQDKDAIESVLEANTPSNSIYNPREGVQSRANDITEASGNHSDSDIDSLEPLDLSFPDLAPSVCNLAEQIKGVRKSCFVNSPDDVYHDELERKALLSKYSSEVRRRKISYIEYLRKISQMTICPCIQLALYRTRDKRMSDVRIEIMSAKRVLTAASRLTLKSRSLPAPDFASNVDTLSLYARGDQDFTNELETLYTRTGAGIATLQISGDEQLPKNFLDREREELRLMYPMYDWRIQYNQQLHRHMSSLDPTLRNSSDTKTSESKLSPAKGSDNRESNLKPALKQKNRTTKQQSTLETMTGHSVTFSSSNVTQQSNESIMKPRVPNQPPTTPVEAPSLTIASASAPELLTINENEENERNDNDEMVDDNNNEIGEDKIDQNDPDNFEKSVELHKSEIPDDEVNEQNDPHLSQSENIVQPSSKTVVDLKYNEQNSSVHYVSPASSMSNSAVTFPTEVPVVSTVVKEVRPSVQLLQIDANAISRSGTMRSELSRGVDKGGPSGHHKVPLTQTESPANHLRPAAGVARLATHKVVFVSPAVTQA